A part of Penaeus chinensis breed Huanghai No. 1 chromosome 6, ASM1920278v2, whole genome shotgun sequence genomic DNA contains:
- the LOC125026178 gene encoding histone demethylase UTY-like, whose translation MFKVQSDYESSLKHFQSALIDAGPASFSKLEIRFHVAHLYELQNKHRAAREAYETLLQEQELPNHLRADIQRQLGWMYHTVDSLGEKSYRELTAVQYLQKSIEADPKSGQSLYLLGRCYSALGKVHDAFIAYRNSVDKCEGNADTWCSIGVLYQQQNQPIDALQAYICAVQYDKGHTAAWTNLGILYETCNQPRDALACYMNATRGSNKPVNPNLAPRIKFLQQQLANAPMPSVTKPRQLMSIEEAWNLPVTTDMSNRQQGQGQGQGQQIASQQRQVGPGQNSFQKYGQQYSHSGSGGPPPPYQAPGNDAKRFKPDIAGDQQRPHFYLNQQQMQILHYQQQNQASLTPQQQQQFQQLQQNFRLMQQHQMKMHQQQQLQQQQQQQQQHQQQQQQQTVVQGPQVSPSLGQQQNFVAGGQMARPVVPGAPGFTQAATNGVNRGFIGQRPQTPTSNFNQNNQPFSQPSSTGGYINQTPSYTNGGVPTTSAGYGFNNGYNSNNVNEALPRDLTGVTPETTVSDQELQELISQREFTTSLAEDLLNRLAQGEDVIDELAKAGDVGQEVALPNTEFSTSATSSSTTPAPTTDVVQAPIQSGLSYIKQEVPDTKISTQTHVSETKPRISNIRLSLDREIKVEQASEPVFTTNMPSSDIVSGCKGRGANARNSSMISDKQLPPSPPDPPKVKLTNEQLLPNTPSVLLDNKKLAFSPQLQEFCLQHPIAVVRGLASALKLDLGLFSTKTLVEANPEHIVEVRTQMKQEADENIDPTTEIKSWPCISHRSHTTIAKYAQYQASSFQESLKEEQDRIAAGAPKTDDSKKKKIQKMIKFGTNVDLSDEKKWRAQLQELMKLPAFARVVSAGNMLSHVGHPILGMNTVQLYMKVPGARTPGHQENNNFCSININIGPGDCEWFGVPDAYWGVIANLCEKNRTNYLHGSWWPDLQELYDENVPVYRFHQKPGDMVWVNSGCVHWVQAVGWCNNIAWNVGPLTARQYTLGLERYEWNKLQGFKSIVPLVHLSWNLARNIKVSDPKLFDAIKGCLMRALRQVCLSMDFVKQCGLEIKFHGRNPNEASHYCGVCEVEVFDVLFVKEQERRHVVHCIDCARRQAPRLEGFVVLEEYHLSDLCQVYDNFILHSVQGQNMSGQAPTPPPTSTTPTPLT comes from the exons ATGTTCAAGGTCCAGAGTGACTACGAGTCTTCGCTGAAACACTTCCAGTCTGCGCTCATTGACGCCGGACCCGCGTCCTTCTCCAAGTTGGAGA TAAGGTTTCACGTGGCTCACCTGTACGAGCTCCAGAACAAGCACCGGGCGGCGCGCGAGGCCTACGAGACCCTACTGCAGGAGCAGGAGTTGCCCAACCACCTGCGGGCCGACATCCAACGCCAGCTGGGATGGATGTACCACACCGTTGACAGCTTGGGAGAGAAGTCGTACCGCGAGCTAACCGCAGTCCAGTACCTGCAGAAGTCCATCGAGGCCGACCCCAAGAGTGGCCAGAGCCTGTACCTGCTGGGCCGGTGTTACTCTGCCCTGGGGAAGGTGCACGATGCCTTCATCGCCTACAGGAACTCCGTGGATAAGTGCGAGGGCAATGCGGACACGTGGTGCTCAATAGG AGTACTTTACCAACAGCAGAACCAGCCCATCGACGCCCTTCAAGCCTACATCTGCGCAGTGCAGTACGACAAGGGACACACGGCCGCGTGGACGAACCTCGGGATTCTGTACGAGACTTGCAACCAGCCGCGCGATGCACTAGCGTGCTACATGAACGCTACGAGAGGTAGCAACAAACCCGTGAATCCAAATCTTGCTCCACGTATAAAATTTCTCCAGCAGCAGCTGGCAAATGCCCCCATGCCCAGCGTAACTAAACCTCGTCAGTTGATGAGCATTGAGGAGGCGTGGAACTTACCCGTCACAACAGACATGTCTAACAGGCAGCAGGGACAGGGCCAGGGCCAGGGCCAGCAAATCGCCAGCCAACAGCGGCAGGTGGGCCCGGGCCAGAATTCCTTCCAGAAGTATGGCCAGCAGTACAGCCACTCTGGCTCCGgaggccccccacccccctaccaggCGCCCGGCAACGACGCCAAGCGCTTCAAGCCCGACATCGCCGGGGACCAACAGAGACCGCACTTCTACCTCAACCAGCAGCAGATGCAGATTCTACATTACCAGCAGCAGAACCAGGCGAGCCTAacaccacagcagcagcagcagttccAGCAGCTGCAGCAGAACTTCCGCCTGATGCAGCAGCACCAGATGAAAatgcatcagcagcagcagttgcaacagcagcagcagcagcagcaacagcaccaacagcagcagcagcagcaaaccGTTGTTCAAGGTCCCCAGGTGTCCCCCAGCCTTGGCCAGCAGCAGAACTTCGTTGCAGGCGGACAGATGGCGAGGCCAGTGGTGCCGGGAGCGCCAGGATTCACTCAGGCAGCAACAAACGGTGTCAATAGAGGATTCATCGGCCAGAGACCTCAAACGCCTACGAGCAACTTTAACCAGAACAATCAGCCTTTCTCACAACCTTCCTCAACCGGGGGATATATCAACCAGACTCCGTCGTACACCAATGGAGGTGTACCAACAACGTCTGCAGGATATGGCTTCAATAAtggttacaatagtaataatgtcaatgaagCACTACCTAGAGACCTTACTGGTGTTACTCCAGAAACCACAGTTAGTGACCAGGAACTTCAGGAACTCATCAGCCAACGAGAATTCACAACTTCTTTAGCTGAGGATTTACTTAACCGGCTAGCACAGGGCGAAGATGTCATAGACGAGCTAGCCAAGGCAGGAGACGTGGGCCAGGAAGTTGCTCTGCCAAACACCGAATTCTCAACCTCAGCCACGTCGTCGTCTACCACGCCAGCTCCTACCACGGATGTCGTTCAAGCCCCCATACAGTCAGGACTCTCTTATATTAAGCAGGAAGTTCCCGACACAAAAAtctccacacaaacacatgtatcaGAGACTAAGCCACGCATTAGCAACATCAGACTAAGCCTTGATCGCGAAATAAAAGTGGAGCAGGCATCAGAGCCTGTGTTCACGACGAACATGCCCAGCTCAGACATCGTGTCCGGCTGCAAGGGCCGAGGGGCGAATGCGAGAAACAGCAGCATGATCTCAGACAAGCAGTTGCCACCGTCACCACCTGACCCGCCTAAGGTGAAGCTAACCAATGAACAGCTTCTTCCCAACACACCCTCAGTCCTGCTTGACAACAAAAAGCTTGCATTTTCACCTCAGTTACAAGAGTTTTGCTTGCAGCACCCCATTGCCGTTGTGAGAGGCTTGGCCTCTGCTCTGAAGTTGGACCTTGGGCTCTTCTCCACCAAGACTTTGGTCGAAGCCAATCCAGAACATATTGTCGAGGTTCGAACGCAGATGAAGCAGGAAGCGGATGAGAATATTGACCCAACAACGGAGATCAAGTCCTGGCCCTGCATCAGCCACAGGTCACACACCACCATTGCCAAATATGCACAGTACCAGGCGTCGAGCTTCCAGGAGAGCCTGAAGGAGGAGCAGGACCGAATTGCTGCCGGGGCGCCGAAAACGGACGactccaaaaagaagaaaattcagaAAATGATTAAATTCGGAACCAATGTCGATCTGTCGGACGAAAAGAAGTGGAGAGCTCAGCTGCAAGAACTTATGAAATTACCAGCCTTTGCCAGAGTGGTTTCTGCAGGGAATATGCTCTCTCATGTTGGGCATCCCATTCTGGGCATGAACACAGTACAACTATATATGAAG GTACCAGGGGCCAGAACACCAGGGCATCAGGAGAATAACAACTTCTGTTCTATCAACATTAACATTGGGCCTGGGGACTGCGAATGGTTCGGAGTGCCTGATGCTTATTGGGGGGTCATAGCCAATCTCTGTGAGAA AAATAGAACCAATTATTTGCACGGTTCCTGGTGGCCAGATCTGCAAGAACTTTATGATGAGAATGTACCAGTATATCGTTTCCACCAGAAGCCTGGCGATATGGTGTGGGTTAATTCAG GATGTGTTCATTGGGTTCAGGCAGTCGGTTGGTGCAATAATATTGCCTGGAATGTAGGCCCACTTACAGCCAGACAATACACTTTGGGCCTGGAACGCTACGAATGGAACAAGCTGCAGGGCTTCAAGTCCATCGTTCCCCTCGTCCATCTTTCGTGGAACCTTGCCAGGAACATCAAAGTGTCTGACCCAAAGCTCTTCGACGCAATCAA GGGCTGCTTGATGCGCGCACTCCGTCAGGTGTGTTTGTCAATGGACTTCGTGAAACAGTGTGGCCTTGAGATCAAGTTCCACGGACGCAATCCCAATGAAGCATCTCATTATTGCGGTGTTTGTGAGGTCGAG GTCTTTGATGTCCTGTTTGTGAAGGAGCAGGAGCGACGCCATGTGGTCCACTGCATAGACTGCGCGCGTCGCCAGGCCCCGCGCCTGGAGGGCTTCGTAGTGTTGGAGGAATACCATTTAAGTGATCTCTGCCAAGTGTATGACAACTTCATTTTACACTCC GTACAGGGCCAGAACATGTCCGGCCAggcccccactcctccccctacctccaccaCTCCAACTCCACTCACGTGA